Proteins co-encoded in one Arachis hypogaea cultivar Tifrunner chromosome 13, arahy.Tifrunner.gnm2.J5K5, whole genome shotgun sequence genomic window:
- the LOC140177424 gene encoding auxin-induced protein 15A-like gives MGFRLPGIRKATKEASKGEVPKGYLAVYVGEKMKRFIVPISYLNQPSFQDLLSKAEEEFGYVHPMGGLTFSCTEDMFLDIVSILA, from the coding sequence ATGGGATTTCGCTTACCTGGTATCAGAAAAGCTACAAAGGAAGCTTCAAAGGGTGAAGTCCCAAAGGGGTATCTTGCAGTGTATGTCGGAGAAAAGATGAAGAGGTTCATAGTTCCAATATCATATTTGAACCAACCATCATTTCAAGACTTGCTGAGTAAAGCAGAAGAAGAATTTGGTTATGTTCATCCAATGGGTGGCCTCACATTTTCTTGCACAGAAGACATGTTCTTAGACATTGTATCCATTCTGGCTTGA
- the LOC140177426 gene encoding auxin-induced protein 6B-like produces MGFRLPGIRRASFSANQASSRSLEVPKGYLAVYVGEKQKRFVIPISYLNQPSFQDLLSQAQEEFGYDHPMGGLTIPCSEYVFQQITSQLE; encoded by the coding sequence ATGGGTTTCCGTTTACCTGGTATTCGAAGGGCGTCCTTCTCTGCTAACCAAGCATCTTCAAGATCCTTGGAAGTCCCAAAGGGGTATCTTGCAGTGTATGTTGGAGAGAAACAGAAGCGTTTTGTAATTCCCATATCATATCTGAACCAACCATCATTTCAAGACTTGTTGAGTCAAGCTCAGGAAGAGTTTGGATATGATCATCCCATGGGTGGTCTCACTATTCCTTGCAGCGAATATGTCTTCCAACAGATCACTTCTCAGCTTGAATAG
- the LOC112732539 gene encoding UPF0481 protein At3g47200 isoform X3 yields MEGGNPNDVLIKINAMLEEAQPLLTDECCIYRVPHEIRKFKTDAYTPKVVSIGPFHHGNPKLLKMEDQKRLYCRQFIERSETKNLKSFVSCVQQLEPEVRRCYSDDIKISIEKHIRVILVDCCFILELLCRYHHRDAILLPPRLGNFMHYDLLLLENQVPFFVLEKLHNLAFPSTLNSRGQNNYPSLLWLTLHYIIPNYIISSDKVGLSLSNDGTIAHFTDLSRKLLLISSHLFQPSVSGCSRTAEVTHLYSASKLKEAGVNFEVNKNSQCLLDLQLSGHTLRIPFIRVDDSTEVVLRNLLAFEQCHCVNESYLTDYITVFDYLINTDKDVDLLIKKGIIDNWLSDSNAVAEMFNGLGVNIMQTDFNVKYSSIFQDLNAFCAHPWNRKVATLRRDYCNTPWKTVASIAGILLLILTIIQTVFSILQVVH; encoded by the coding sequence ATGGAAGGTGGGAATCCTAATGatgttttaatcaaaattaatgcAATGTTGGAGGAAGCACAACCTCTTCTTACTGATGAATGCTGCATCTATAGGGTGCCCCATGAAATCCGCAAGTTCAAAACAGATGCATACACTCCAAAGGTTGTTTCAATTGGTCCTTTTCACCATGGGAATCCGAAGTTGCTAAAGATGGAGGACCAGAAAAGATTATATTGCAGACAATTCATTGAAAGATCAGAGACAAAGAACTTGAAAAGTTTTGTGAGTTGCGTGCAACAGCTCGAGCCAGAGGTTCGTCGTTGTTACTCAGATGACATCAAAATTAGCATTGAAAAACATATCAGGGTGATATTGGTGGATTGCTGCTTCATATTAGAGCTTTTATGCAGGTACCACCATAGGGATGCCATTCTTCTGCCACCAAGGTTAGGGAATTTTATGCACTATGATTTGTTGTTGCTTGAGAATCAAGTCCCTTTCTTTGTTCTTGAGAAGCTTCACAATCTAGCTTTCCCTTCTACTTTAAATAGTAGAGGCCAGAACAACTATCCTTCATTATTATGGCTCACTCTTCATTATATCATTCCTAATTATATCATTTCTAGTGATAAGGTTGGGTTATCCTTATCCAATGATGGTACAATAGCTCATTTCACAGACCTATCAAGAAAGCTTCTATTAATATCCTCTCACTTATTCCAACCATCAGTCTCTGGATGCTCAAGAACTGCAGAGGTAACACACCTTTATAGTGCATCTAAGTTGAAGGAAGCTGGAGTGAATTTTGAAGTAAACAAAAATAGTCAATGCTTACTAGACTTGCAACTTTCTGGTCATACTTTGAGAATCCCGTTCATTAGAGTCGACGACAGTACTGAAGTTGTTTTGAGAAATTTGTTAGCGTTCGAGCAATGCCACTGTGTTAACGAATCCTATCTCACTGACTATATTACTGTCTTTGACTACCTAATCAACACAGACAAAGATGTAGATTTACTGATTAAGAAAGGAATAATTGATAACTGGTTAAGTGATAGCAATGCAGTGGCTGAAATGTTCAATGGTCTTGGAGTCAACATTATGCAGACAGATTTTAATGTGAAATATTCGAGCATTTTTCAAGATTTGAATGCTTTTTGTGCTCATCCTTGGAATAGAAAAGTAGCAACTTTGAGGCGCGACTACTGCAACACTCCATGGAAGACGGTAGCTTCCATTGCTGGAATTCTTCTACTTATTCTCACCATCATTCAGACAGTATTCTCCATCCTCCAAGTAGTACATTAG
- the LOC112732539 gene encoding UPF0481 protein At3g47200 isoform X1 — MMEGGNPNDVLIKINAMLEEAQPLLTDECCIYRVPHEIRKFKTDAYTPKVVSIGPFHHGNPKLLKMEDQKRLYCRQFIERSETKNLKSFVSCVQQLEPEVRRCYSDDIKISIEKHIRVILVDCCFILELLCRYHHRDAILLPPRLGNFMHYDLLLLENQVPFFVLEKLHNLAFPSTLNSRGQNNYPSLLWLTLHYIIPNYIISSDKVGLSLSNDGTIAHFTDLSRKLLLISSHLFQPSVSGCSRTAEVTHLYSASKLKEAGVNFEVNKNSQCLLDLQLSGHTLRIPFIRVDDSTEVVLRNLLAFEQCHCVNESYLTDYITVFDYLINTDKDVDLLIKKGIIDNWLSDSNAVAEMFNGLGVNIMQTDFNVKYSSIFQDLNAFCAHPWNRKVATLRRDYCNTPWKTVASIAGILLLILTIIQTVFSILQVVH, encoded by the exons ATG ATGGAAGGTGGGAATCCTAATGatgttttaatcaaaattaatgcAATGTTGGAGGAAGCACAACCTCTTCTTACTGATGAATGCTGCATCTATAGGGTGCCCCATGAAATCCGCAAGTTCAAAACAGATGCATACACTCCAAAGGTTGTTTCAATTGGTCCTTTTCACCATGGGAATCCGAAGTTGCTAAAGATGGAGGACCAGAAAAGATTATATTGCAGACAATTCATTGAAAGATCAGAGACAAAGAACTTGAAAAGTTTTGTGAGTTGCGTGCAACAGCTCGAGCCAGAGGTTCGTCGTTGTTACTCAGATGACATCAAAATTAGCATTGAAAAACATATCAGGGTGATATTGGTGGATTGCTGCTTCATATTAGAGCTTTTATGCAGGTACCACCATAGGGATGCCATTCTTCTGCCACCAAGGTTAGGGAATTTTATGCACTATGATTTGTTGTTGCTTGAGAATCAAGTCCCTTTCTTTGTTCTTGAGAAGCTTCACAATCTAGCTTTCCCTTCTACTTTAAATAGTAGAGGCCAGAACAACTATCCTTCATTATTATGGCTCACTCTTCATTATATCATTCCTAATTATATCATTTCTAGTGATAAGGTTGGGTTATCCTTATCCAATGATGGTACAATAGCTCATTTCACAGACCTATCAAGAAAGCTTCTATTAATATCCTCTCACTTATTCCAACCATCAGTCTCTGGATGCTCAAGAACTGCAGAGGTAACACACCTTTATAGTGCATCTAAGTTGAAGGAAGCTGGAGTGAATTTTGAAGTAAACAAAAATAGTCAATGCTTACTAGACTTGCAACTTTCTGGTCATACTTTGAGAATCCCGTTCATTAGAGTCGACGACAGTACTGAAGTTGTTTTGAGAAATTTGTTAGCGTTCGAGCAATGCCACTGTGTTAACGAATCCTATCTCACTGACTATATTACTGTCTTTGACTACCTAATCAACACAGACAAAGATGTAGATTTACTGATTAAGAAAGGAATAATTGATAACTGGTTAAGTGATAGCAATGCAGTGGCTGAAATGTTCAATGGTCTTGGAGTCAACATTATGCAGACAGATTTTAATGTGAAATATTCGAGCATTTTTCAAGATTTGAATGCTTTTTGTGCTCATCCTTGGAATAGAAAAGTAGCAACTTTGAGGCGCGACTACTGCAACACTCCATGGAAGACGGTAGCTTCCATTGCTGGAATTCTTCTACTTATTCTCACCATCATTCAGACAGTATTCTCCATCCTCCAAGTAGTACATTAG
- the LOC112735734 gene encoding cytochrome P450 76AD1-like, with the protein MTELLSNPNTMKRAKRELEETIGKGNQVEESDIARLPYLEAILKETFRLPPSVPFLIPRKADTDVEINGYTIPKGSQLLINVYAIGRDSNVWKNDTNLFSPERFLGLETHVKGRHFELIPFGAGRRICPALSYAMKILFLMLGSLLNCFDWKLENDSKAEDIDKKQEFGISLRKAKPLRAIPIKVNN; encoded by the coding sequence ATGACTGAATTACTCAGCAATCCAAATACTATGAAAAGGGCTAAAAGAGAGCTTGAAGAAACCATTGGAAAGGGAAACCAAGTTGAGGAATCAGACATAGCAAGATTACCATATTTAGAAGCAATATTGAAAGAGACATTTCGTTTGCCCCCTTCAGTGCCATTTTTGATCCCAAGAAAAGCTGACACTGATGTAGAAATCAATGGCTATACTATACCAAAAGGTTCACAATTGCTAATCAATGTTTATGCTATTGGAAGGGATTCAAATGTGTGGAAGAATGACACGAATTTGTTCTCACCAGAGAGGTTCTTGGGATTAGAAACTCATGTTAAAGGGAGGCATTTTGAGTTGATACCATTTGGTGCTGGTAGAAGAATATGTCCTGCTTTATCATATGCTATGAAGATTTTGTTCTTGATGTTAGGCTCATTGCTTAATTGTTTTGATTGGAAGCTTGAAAATGATTCGAAAGCTGAGGATATTGATAAAAAACAAGAATTTGGAATATCATTAAGAAAGGCTAAACCCCTGAGAGCCATTCCAATCAAAGTAAATAACTAA